A genomic region of Catalinimonas niigatensis contains the following coding sequences:
- a CDS encoding sulfatase/phosphatase domain-containing protein, translating to MKNSVHNTFFMGKVLDELKRLDLEKNTIIIVWSDHGWHLVDDRVWGKHTNFEYALRSVLMVKTPGLQKGTLIDQVVSTADIYPSLMELCGVAMPHQTDGESFVSLLKNPETEDWRNTAYSYFRKGITVRTDRYRFTKYFRKEEPVTELYDHQTDPYENHNVAADPPETVQSLTKTWEKGNTNVYNATANQ from the coding sequence GTGAAAAATTCGGTTCACAACACTTTTTTTATGGGTAAGGTGCTGGATGAACTCAAACGCCTGGATCTGGAAAAAAATACCATTATCATCGTTTGGAGCGATCATGGATGGCATCTCGTAGATGATCGGGTGTGGGGTAAACATACGAATTTTGAATATGCGCTGCGCAGTGTGCTGATGGTGAAGACTCCCGGTCTGCAAAAGGGAACTTTAATAGATCAGGTGGTCAGCACAGCAGATATTTATCCCTCATTGATGGAATTATGTGGGGTAGCAATGCCTCACCAAACAGATGGGGAAAGTTTTGTCAGCTTACTTAAAAATCCAGAGACTGAAGATTGGAGAAACACTGCTTATAGTTACTTTAGGAAGGGAATTACAGTACGCACCGACAGGTATCGCTTTACCAAATATTTCAGGAAGGAGGAGCCTGTTACCGAACTCTATGATCATCAGACAGACCCCTACGAAAATCATAATGTTGCGGCAGACCCTCCGGAAACTGTTCAGTCTTTGACAAAAACCTGGGAAAAAGGAAATACAAATGTGTATAATGCTACCGCAAACCAATAA
- a CDS encoding arylsulfatase has protein sequence MPYYSRSFERKTVSMYVKYSEMCSQALKIILMLIMAATLGSACTQQPQEQESTKAADKPNIVIIMADDMGYSDIGSYGGEIATPNLDALAENGLRFRQFYNAARCCPTRASLLTGLYPHEAGMGGMVSNVDSQPAPGPYQGFLNNSSVTIAEVLKQADYATYMSGKWHVGEKPEHWPRQRGFDRYFGLISGASSYFEIIKEQPRVRQMVLDDQPWAPPADGFYMTDAFTNYAVSFLDEHFQQKEEQPFLLYLAYTAPHWPLHALPEDIQKYEGKYALGWDSLRDLRYQNMLEMGIIDSTYALAPREEGVAAWENAENKEDWARRMAVYAAMIDRMDQGIGKVVNTLKQNNAWDNTLILFLSDNGGCAEDIAGRGLNDPSAEIGYPGSYVAYQKPWAIASNTPFRRYKQWVNEGGIATPLIAHWPEGIAASGIAEGYAHVTDIMVTCLEAAKTAYPANYNGKSVKALRGKSLLPVFEGEAGDEERTLYWEHFGHQAVRKGKWKIVANAPDYQWQLFDMDQDPTELEDVSSEFQDITRTLAEDYQSWADEVGVKKVKP, from the coding sequence ATGCCCTATTACTCCAGAAGTTTTGAGAGGAAAACCGTCAGTATGTATGTAAAATATTCTGAAATGTGTAGTCAGGCCCTCAAAATAATCCTGATGCTGATCATGGCAGCTACGCTGGGAAGCGCCTGCACACAGCAACCTCAGGAACAGGAAAGCACTAAGGCTGCTGACAAACCCAATATCGTCATCATCATGGCCGATGATATGGGCTATTCCGATATCGGGAGCTACGGTGGTGAAATTGCTACGCCCAACCTGGATGCACTTGCAGAAAATGGGCTTCGCTTCCGCCAGTTTTACAATGCTGCCCGCTGCTGTCCTACCAGGGCGTCCTTGCTGACCGGGCTTTATCCTCACGAAGCCGGTATGGGAGGAATGGTCAGTAATGTAGATAGCCAGCCTGCCCCTGGTCCTTACCAGGGTTTTCTCAACAACAGTTCCGTTACCATCGCCGAAGTGCTGAAGCAGGCAGATTACGCTACCTATATGTCAGGCAAATGGCATGTGGGAGAGAAACCCGAGCACTGGCCCCGGCAAAGAGGCTTTGACCGATACTTTGGCCTGATCAGCGGAGCGAGCAGTTATTTTGAAATCATCAAAGAGCAGCCCAGAGTGCGGCAGATGGTGCTGGATGATCAGCCCTGGGCGCCGCCTGCTGATGGTTTTTATATGACAGATGCTTTTACCAATTATGCGGTCTCTTTTTTGGACGAGCATTTTCAGCAAAAAGAAGAGCAGCCCTTTCTGCTTTATCTCGCTTATACTGCCCCTCACTGGCCACTGCATGCCTTGCCGGAAGACATTCAGAAATATGAAGGAAAGTATGCGCTGGGCTGGGATTCTCTGAGAGACCTTCGTTATCAGAACATGCTGGAGATGGGGATCATTGATTCTACCTATGCTTTAGCACCCCGTGAGGAAGGCGTAGCCGCTTGGGAAAATGCAGAAAACAAGGAAGATTGGGCTCGGCGCATGGCAGTGTATGCGGCCATGATAGATCGCATGGACCAGGGTATCGGAAAGGTGGTCAATACCTTAAAACAAAACAATGCCTGGGACAATACCCTGATCCTGTTCTTGTCGGACAATGGAGGCTGCGCAGAAGACATCGCAGGAAGAGGCCTCAATGATCCTTCTGCTGAGATTGGCTACCCGGGATCTTATGTGGCTTATCAAAAACCCTGGGCGATTGCCTCCAACACTCCCTTTCGCAGATACAAGCAATGGGTGAACGAAGGAGGCATTGCCACCCCTCTGATTGCTCACTGGCCGGAAGGCATCGCCGCTTCCGGCATTGCAGAGGGCTATGCGCATGTCACTGATATCATGGTTACCTGCTTGGAAGCGGCTAAAACCGCCTATCCTGCAAACTATAATGGGAAGTCTGTCAAAGCGCTGAGGGGCAAAAGCCTGCTGCCTGTTTTTGAAGGCGAAGCGGGTGATGAAGAAAGAACACTGTACTGGGAACACTTTGGCCATCAGGCAGTCCGTAAGGGTAAATGGAAGATTGTGGCCAATGCGCCTGATTATCAGTGGCAATTGTTTGATATGGACCAGGACCCCACAGAACTGGAGGATGTCAGCAGCGAGTTCCAGGACATCACCCGGACTCTGGCCGAAGACTACCAAAGCTGGGCAGATGAAGTAGGAGTGAAGAAAGTAAAGCCATAA
- a CDS encoding sulfatase-like hydrolase/transferase: protein MKFTAFFILCVFIYSLSQAQQPNILWITIEDTSPQFIGCYGNAAASTPVIDQLAAEGIRFTNAFSTGTVCSPSRTAIITGVKTYRTGTGNHRSKYPIPESIKGFPYYMQQQGYYVTNNSKTDYNVKDEKAFIEEAWDESSNEAGWWDRKLGQPFFAVFNYNDSHQSRTMTHSYEWYTQEVLAKLPAEDRIGENDFEMPPFYQDSPEMRKQLARVYNSIKLTDLKIGELLTRLKKDQLMDSTIIFFYADHGEGIPRGKTNGINLGYRVPFVVWFPPMYQHLSPWGTAVVTDELISFEDLAPSMISLAGAKIPEYLKGRVMIGKERDKPVDKLFLSSDRSDNGIDMVRTVTDGKYVYSRNFMPFMPELKYIRYMEIGEIKQVMRKDEAANKLNSLQQSLFEPRPAEYLYDIENDLWETQNLIDDAAMQPLLEKWRTALKDEVLSSRDVLFLPGYALGLISENITPYEFRLDKKQYPIKEIYAAASLSGKRTEEVASQQVKLLQSPDKIIRYWAITGLRSQSKALLKPYQDQLIKAMQDDYPPVGLTASAISYDVFRNKDAEEKLKQYIRHENKDLALMAINYLLYVQDPTPFTTYIQQVYQSEESNYEVSAASKDFLGKLGLIPNDFENR, encoded by the coding sequence TTCTACCGGCACAGTATGTTCACCGAGTCGTACGGCCATCATCACTGGAGTAAAGACCTACAGAACAGGCACCGGCAACCACCGCAGCAAATATCCCATACCTGAATCCATCAAAGGCTTTCCTTACTACATGCAGCAGCAGGGCTACTATGTGACCAACAACAGCAAAACAGACTACAATGTCAAAGATGAAAAGGCGTTTATAGAAGAAGCTTGGGATGAAAGTTCCAATGAAGCGGGTTGGTGGGACAGGAAACTCGGGCAGCCTTTCTTTGCAGTTTTCAACTACAATGACTCCCACCAGTCGCGCACCATGACGCATTCTTATGAATGGTATACACAGGAAGTATTAGCCAAACTACCAGCAGAGGATCGTATTGGAGAAAATGATTTTGAGATGCCTCCTTTTTATCAGGATAGTCCTGAGATGAGAAAGCAGTTGGCCAGAGTATACAATAGCATCAAGCTCACTGATCTTAAGATAGGTGAACTGCTGACACGATTGAAAAAAGATCAGCTGATGGACAGTACCATCATCTTCTTTTATGCCGATCATGGAGAGGGGATACCCAGAGGAAAAACCAATGGAATTAATCTAGGTTATCGTGTGCCTTTTGTGGTCTGGTTTCCACCCATGTATCAGCATCTCTCTCCCTGGGGAACAGCGGTAGTCACTGACGAACTCATAAGTTTTGAAGACCTGGCACCCAGTATGATCAGTCTGGCAGGTGCTAAAATACCTGAATACCTGAAAGGAAGGGTAATGATAGGAAAAGAAAGAGATAAGCCGGTAGACAAGCTGTTCCTCTCATCCGACCGTTCCGATAACGGCATTGATATGGTAAGAACGGTAACAGACGGCAAGTATGTGTATTCTCGTAATTTTATGCCCTTTATGCCAGAGCTAAAATACATCAGGTACATGGAAATAGGAGAGATCAAACAAGTGATGCGAAAAGATGAAGCAGCCAATAAACTTAATTCATTGCAGCAAAGTCTGTTTGAGCCCCGTCCCGCTGAGTATCTGTATGATATAGAAAATGATCTGTGGGAAACGCAGAATCTAATAGACGATGCTGCCATGCAGCCTTTATTGGAAAAATGGCGCACAGCATTAAAGGATGAAGTATTATCTTCCAGAGATGTGCTGTTTCTGCCAGGGTATGCATTAGGCCTGATCTCTGAAAACATCACTCCTTATGAGTTTCGGCTTGATAAAAAGCAGTACCCAATCAAAGAAATATATGCTGCGGCATCTTTATCAGGCAAAAGAACAGAGGAGGTAGCGAGCCAACAAGTCAAGCTTTTGCAGAGCCCTGACAAAATCATTCGCTACTGGGCCATCACAGGATTGAGGTCGCAAAGCAAGGCTTTACTTAAACCCTATCAGGATCAACTGATCAAAGCGATGCAGGATGATTATCCTCCGGTTGGGCTTACAGCCTCAGCAATTTCTTATGATGTATTCAGGAATAAAGATGCTGAGGAAAAGCTTAAGCAGTATATCAGGCATGAGAACAAGGATCTGGCGTTGATGGCTATCAATTATCTATTGTATGTTCAAGATCCCACACCTTTTACAACATACATACAGCAGGTCTATCAAAGTGAAGAGAGCAATTATGAAGTATCCGCTGCCAGTAAGGACTTCCTGGGAAAATTAGGTCTAATTCCCAATGATTTTGAGAATAGGTAA
- a CDS encoding arylsulfatase — MMKKNVYLIVFLFLYFVSWGCSSTGNEEQETAEAIRKPNIIYILADDLGYGDLSCYGQQKFETPHIDRLAAQGMRFTQHYAGTTVCAPSRSCLMTGQHSGHTTVRGNRGMHEGQFPIPDSIRLLPEILKEAGYVTGAFGKWGLGFPGSEGDPVNQGIDEFFGFNSQTIAHNYYPWELWHNKEKVILEENEGEKKGTYAPTLIQEKTLEFIEQHKDTSFFLYVPSILPHAELLAPEEYMAMFGEQSSPEPPYEFKSKFAPETPYEGVDDINHPRFKVGGYGSQPYPHAAFAAMITVLDDQVGQIVEKVKALGLAENTIIIFSSDNGPHLEGGADPDFFNSNGPLKGYKRDLYEGGIRVPMIACWPGKIEAGSQSDHISAFWDVLPTTCALAGIEAKREVDGISFLPELLDEGKQAEHAYLYWEFHEQGKKQAVRIDQWKGVKTGIAENPDAPLELYDLSVDIGEEHNIADQHPEIVDEMEQIMQHAHEEDAEWPFFAQAKE, encoded by the coding sequence ATGATGAAGAAAAATGTATACCTGATCGTTTTTTTGTTTCTGTATTTCGTCAGCTGGGGATGCAGTAGTACTGGCAATGAGGAACAGGAAACCGCTGAGGCAATTAGGAAGCCCAACATCATCTACATTCTGGCCGATGATCTGGGTTATGGTGACCTGAGCTGCTATGGACAGCAGAAGTTTGAAACTCCTCACATTGATCGCCTGGCGGCGCAGGGCATGCGCTTTACCCAGCATTATGCCGGCACTACAGTCTGCGCCCCTTCCCGCTCCTGCCTGATGACCGGACAGCATAGCGGGCATACCACGGTGCGGGGCAACCGGGGGATGCATGAAGGGCAATTTCCCATACCGGATTCTATACGCCTGCTGCCCGAAATACTCAAAGAAGCTGGTTATGTGACTGGCGCATTTGGTAAATGGGGACTGGGCTTCCCTGGTTCTGAAGGAGATCCTGTCAATCAGGGAATAGATGAATTTTTTGGTTTCAACAGCCAGACCATCGCCCACAATTATTACCCCTGGGAGCTGTGGCATAACAAAGAAAAAGTGATCCTGGAGGAAAACGAGGGAGAAAAGAAAGGCACCTATGCCCCAACGCTGATTCAGGAAAAGACACTGGAGTTTATTGAGCAGCATAAGGATACTTCTTTCTTTCTGTATGTCCCTTCTATCCTGCCTCATGCGGAACTGCTAGCTCCTGAAGAGTACATGGCCATGTTTGGAGAGCAGTCATCACCCGAGCCTCCTTATGAGTTCAAAAGTAAATTTGCTCCTGAAACTCCCTACGAAGGAGTAGATGATATCAATCACCCCCGCTTTAAAGTAGGGGGTTATGGCTCGCAGCCTTATCCTCATGCTGCCTTTGCGGCTATGATTACAGTTTTGGATGATCAGGTGGGGCAGATTGTAGAAAAGGTGAAGGCATTAGGACTGGCAGAAAATACCATCATTATCTTCAGCAGCGACAACGGGCCGCATCTGGAAGGTGGTGCAGATCCTGATTTTTTCAACAGCAACGGTCCCCTGAAAGGCTACAAAAGAGATCTGTACGAAGGGGGGATACGTGTGCCCATGATCGCCTGCTGGCCCGGAAAGATTGAGGCAGGCAGTCAGTCCGATCATATCTCTGCTTTTTGGGATGTACTGCCTACCACCTGCGCCCTGGCAGGCATAGAGGCAAAAAGAGAGGTAGATGGCATATCTTTTCTTCCCGAGCTACTGGATGAAGGAAAGCAAGCGGAACATGCATATCTTTATTGGGAATTTCATGAGCAGGGGAAGAAGCAGGCAGTACGCATTGATCAGTGGAAGGGAGTGAAAACAGGAATTGCTGAAAATCCTGATGCGCCTCTGGAGCTTTACGACCTTTCTGTGGACATCGGAGAAGAGCATAATATTGCGGATCAGCATCCCGAGATAGTAGATGAAATGGAGCAAATCATGCAGCATGCACATGAAGAAGATGCTGAATGGCCTTTCTTTGCGCAGGCTAAAGAATAA